The sequence below is a genomic window from Nitrospira sp..
AAAGGGCCCATCGGTAGTCGATGTCTTGCCTTCTCGGACTCGTATGGTCGTGGCTGTCTCCACTGGGTGTAGGGGGGAGGCGGCAAGCAACTGGCCAGCTTTCTGTAACTTCCCGCAGTAGGACATCGCTTCATCCGAGATCGCACGCCGCTCATGGCTTGGAAATCCATTCAAGATTTTTTCTTCGAGATACACGAGGCAGAGATATTTCATATGGCCTCTAGGGCGATGGGTGTATATGAGGTAAATCAATGCTTCCAGTTACTTGGCTCGTTCGTTCGGTTCCCATAGCGCAAAGACGTTTTCTTCCTGATCCGCACAAATTGCGAAATAACCCATCTCCGGCACTGCCGTTTTCCCCGTGCAGACGGTTCCTCCTAGTTTCTTAACCTTGGCCATGGCCTTGTCGACCGACGGCACGGATACATAGACGGTGATGGTCTGCTTCGGATGCATGCGTGGGAAAACCCCTCCGTCCGGTGAAGCATCTTTCCCGCCGGTGTCGATATGCCAATAGTTCTGTACGGCAGCCGGTAGTTTGGCAAACTTCCAACCGAACAACGACCCGTAGAATTTCTTCGCCCGTCCCAAATCATCGGCGGGTACTTCGAACCAGCAGATACTTGCCGGAATTTTCGAGTTCTTCGCTTTGCGTTTCTGTACGTTCTTTGCCATATTGCCCCTCCTGTCAGTGATGTAAACATTGTGGTCGTAGCGTATAGCATTTTGCAGAAGCTGGCATCGCTGTGCTCGTCCGGGCCATACGCTATAGGCTAGTGGCCATCGGCTGCCTCCCTAAGATAGTCGTCCGAACCGGTCAAAATCGACATCGAGCTGTTGTTCGCCAGGACTGGCTTGAACTACACGTGTAAGTGCCTGATATTCTTCGTGGGCATCGTCCTTTTAGTCGGTTGCGCTGATAATCCATGTGGGGCCAGTCTCATCTCATGCCGAAGAGATGTGTAAGAAATTCATGCGGTGACCGACAACCACTATCAACATTGCACTCGATCCGAGACTCGGATTAGCATGACCGACCCATCGTTATCATGGCATTAGATCGCTCACAAGAATCTTCCACCGATATGGACGATGTCTCTCGGGTCAACTCACGGTACTGGATCGACGAACACGGAGACTATTTGTACCGGTTCGCCCTCGTGCGTGTCCGCGATTCAACGGTGGCTGAAGATCTGGTTCAGGAGACATTTCTTGCCGCTCTTCAGGGGACCCATCGTGAGAGTGGCCCGACGGCTGAGCGTCGCTGGATGGTGGGCATCATCAAACACAAGATCGTCGACTATTTTCGTCGAATCGTTCGTGAGCCGTTGCGCGAGGGCGATCCCTCCGACATTCCCTCTGGCGACGACGATTTCGTGGTGGACGGTCATTGGAAGCCGGAGGCTGGGGCCGGTTCGAGCTGGCCGGAGAATCCCGATGGATTGCTCGAGCGGAAGCAATTTTGGGACGCCTTGGCCAGCTGTCTCGACAAGCTGCCGTCCCGCACGGCGCAAGTCTTCACCCTCCGCGAGGTGGACGAGATGGAAACGGACGAGATCTGCCGACTGTTACACCTGACTCAAACGAACCTCGGCGTGATGCTGCACCGCGCGCGAAAACAGCTTCGCAACTGTTTGTCTGTTCGATACTTCGGTCAGACCGGAGAGGGAGCACGTCCATGAATTGGTTTCCACCTCTCGCCTCGACCTGCCAGGAGATGGCTCGATTGCTCTCCGACGCCATGGACCATCGGTTGCCGTGGCACGCGCGGATACGGATGCATGTCCATCTTGGGATGTGTCAGGTCTGCAAGAGCTATCAGCGCCAGCTGGTACTTCTTCGCCATCTCCTGCGACGCACGCCACACAGCGAGGCAGAGCCGACAGTACAGCCCCAGCTGTCGGCTGAAGCCAAAGAGCGCATCCGCCGGGCCCTCGACTCGTCCCATTCATAACGCAGTTCTCTTAGCATCACTGTCGTCGTTCAGAAATTGGTGTGCCGTTCTCCGTAATAAATGGGGCGCCTGCACGACAAGCCATTAAGCGTTTCTCACATCAATTCACAAGGAGGCAACTCATGCAGAGGTTCACAAGACAGATTCTTCTCAGCCTTATGCTGGTCCTCGGCCTTGGCGCTGGTCAGTCCTTCGCCGCTGACGTACGACACAGCACCCCGGGCTTGAGTGGGTACGACCCGGTCGCCTACTTTACTGACGGTAAGGCGGTGAGGGGCTCGGGGTATCACGTGATGGAGCATGACGGCGTCACCTATACCTTTGCCCGTGAAGAACATCAGAAGATGTTTGCGGAAAACCCCGGCAAGTATCTACCGGCCTTCGGGGGCTACTGTGCCTATGGCGTGGCCGTTGGCAAGAAGTTTGTCTCTGATCCGGAGGTCTGGAAGATTGTGGAGGGGGTGCTCTACCTAAACTTGGATAAGGGGATTCAAGGCCAGTGGGAAAAAGACATTTCTGGCCATATCAAGAAGGCGAATACCAATTGGACGCAGATTCAAGAGAAAAGTCCAAGAGGACTCTAAGCTCAGCATGATCGGCCCGCCGCATGGTTGTGCCGCGGGCCGATCGGTTGAATCGAGCCAGACAGGTTAGGAGTGTAAGTCGACGTATCGAAATGGGATATAGCTGGCGGTGTCCCGGCAGGCCTGAACTAAGACGACTCATTCATTCATCACACGAAGGAGATTGCACATGTATGAAATGACGAACATCAAGAAACTACCGAAGCTTGGGTCTAAAGCCAGCGAAGCGTGGCAAACCTTTGTCGCGTTCGACAAGGCGGCGCTAGCTGATGGCGCCATTCCTAAGAAGTACAAGGAGCTCATGGCCATTGCCGTCGCCTTGACCACCCAGTGCCCCTATTGCATCGAGATCCATGCTGATGCGGCCCGCAAGGCTGGAGCGAGTGAGGAGGAGCTGGCTGAAACCGGTTTTGTCGCGGCAGCCTTGAGAGCCGGTGCCGCCGTGACGCACGCGACTCATCTGATCAAGGATTGAGGGGTGACGCTGAGGAGGCGGGGAAGCCTCCTCGGCGGTCCGTCTTCGTGAAAATCTGGACGTGCTGGCTGTCGACGACATCGTCATCGTTCAGAAGTCGATAGCCGGCAGCTTCCATTTGGTGCTGGACCTCTCGCAGCGCGCCGGGGAATACACGTTGGCTAGAACATCAGTTGACCGCAGTTTCGGGTGAGCGTAACATCACAACGTGACGGTTCCGATCACGTTGCGTTGGAGGATTCAGGATGGACGATCAAGTCGAAGATCAGCCGGTCCTCAATCATATTCAACGCCTTGTTGCAGAAGAACATCGTTTACACGAGCAAAGGGCACATCCCAAAGCCGATCGCAAGCGGCTCGAGCAAGTTCAGGTTGAGCTCGATCAGTGCTGGGACCTCTTGCGCCAGCGACGCGCCCTTCGTGAGGTCGGCCTTGACCCGAACGACGCGGAAGTTCGCCCGCCACAGGTTGTTGAAAATTATGAGCCGTAGAGATAGAGATGGGGTGAGCACGAACCAAGCACGCTCGACCGACATGCGCTACGAAATGGGTTTCGGCGCTGGTGTATTTCCGGAAATTCAGAAGGATCATATTCATGAAGACCATGGCTAAACGTACATCCGATGACCTAAAGAGTTTCCTTGAGATGCCGTATGACGAGCTCGAAGCAATGAATCTCAAGGCAATGCAGCGTGCTGAGACGGCCGGAGCCAAAGAGCTGGAAGAGGAATATACCTCGTGGCTTAAGAAGGAAAAGCACATCAAGGCCGTGACCTTATGCTTCTCCGATATCGAAGGCCGACTGCATATGCTCGATTACGACAAGAAGTACCTGCTGGAGTCGTTGGGCAATCTGACCTTTGATGGGTCGTCCATCCGTGGGTTCACACCACAACATGAGTCGGACCTGCGTCTTGCCGTCGACTGGTCCTCCATCCGATATCTTCCGGCCGATGTGATTGGCGCAGGGAAGGTGATTTTCTTTGCGTCTGTGTTGAATAGCGATCGGACGCCGTATCACAGCGACTTCCGCGGGATGTTGAAATCCTATACGGAGGGCCTCAGGAAGAAGGGTATTACAGCGAACGCTGCCAGTGAAATTGAAGGCTTCCTTGTGGCAGGGCAGAATGCCGAGCAACGGTACGGTGAGAACGGGTTTACGCTCATCTCAACGGGTGGGTACTATCACTCACTCCCGCTGGACACGCTCCGTCAGTTTATTGATAAGTCGGCGGAGGCACAGCGCGCCCTGGGCTTCAAGAATGAAAAAGATCATCCAGAGGTCGCGCCGTCACAGTTCGAAATGAACTTTTCCTATGCCGATGTGGTGCGCGCTGCGGATCACGTGCAGTTGTACAAGCTGATCTGCCGCCAGGTGGCTCGATCCATGGGGCACACGGCGACGTTCCTTCCAAAGCCATTCGTCGGGATCAATGGATCCGGCATGCACACCAACTTTTCGCTGAGCAAGAATGGTAAGAATATTTTTCACGACGTGAAGGGGAAAAATGGGCTTTCCGATGTGGCCTGGGACTTCATTCTCAAACTCTTGAATCATGCGCCAGAGATCTGCCTGGTGTTTAACCCGTCGGTGAATGCGTACCGCCGCCTCGATCCGCACTTTGAAGCACCGAACCAGATCAAGGTCTCAGCGATCGATCGCGGCTCCATGATCCGCATTCCGATGGCGAATCAAAAGACGGCCCGTATCGAATTGCGTTCGGTCGCTCCTGATGCGAATCCCTACCTTGTGCTGTACACGATGCTCAAGACTGGCTTTGAAGGGGAGCGCTTGGAGAAGCAAGAAACAGCAGGCGACCGCGCACGATTCCTTCCGAGTAGCATCAATGACGCTATCGTGCTGTTTAATGAGTCGAAGTTTATCACCGACATTCTTGGCGAGGACAGCAAACAGAAATATTCCAGCTTCAAGCAGTTAGTGGCAGATCGATCCCCGAAAGAACTTGGTACGATCGTGAAGGCTTCTGAAGTGCTCTTTCATCACGAAGTTTCCAATCAAATGCTCTGGAATCAGTTCTAGTCAACGTTGGATCCACTTTAGCGATCAACTCGCTTTTCTTCAGGTCACGCCGGGCGACTCCCAAATCTGAACCTCAGGATCTCTTCGCCCGGCAGATCAAAGATGACGCGGACTGCTTTATTCTCAGGACAACGCACGAGTACCGTGGCGGCATTCATGATCCTGCTCCTGTTACGGGTCTTCCAGGCTCCGTGTGAGCACGGTCGCGATGGTGCGCGGCATGCGGACTTTGGGCCATTCATGGTCCATCGGCATGGCGTTCCATGCGGAGGCAATGGCTTGTTTCATGGCCTGAGGCGGAGCATTGAGTGTCCGCAAAAACATCCTGTGAGGTCGGTCCGAACGGTAGTCCGGTTGTCGCAAGGGGTGCTTGAGATACCGTGCGACAAGATCGGCCCTCATGCCATGCAGAATGGTCCCGTGAAAGAGCAGTGCGTGCCTGGTTCGTCGTTGCGCGTTGCCGGAAATCTTCCTGTCGCCGATTGCGAGGTCGCTAATCCCTCGAAAGCTCGTGGTCGGCTCCCATTGACGAAGCGCTACGGCTATCCGTTCCAGAATAAATCGATTGGTAGTGCGAATGCTCGCGAGGTCGGGATGCCAATCGAGCGGCAGCACAACGGCATAGGAGAGACAACCTGGGCCCTGCAAGACGGTCCCGCCGCCGCTTGCGCGTCGCAGGATAGGCAGGCCGTCTTTTTCGCAGGTGGTAAGATCGACATCGTCGGCCACGCGAGAGGCGCGACCTAACACGACGAACGGACGATCGCTCTCCCAAAATCGAAGCATAGGAGCTCCACCCCGCTCATCCAATTCTTCCAATAATACTTCATCCAGCGCAAGATTCTCGGCGGGAAAAGGGAGGGTCAGATCGAGCAACCGGAACGTGCGCATGTCATGACCGGTTCGGCATGAAGAGATGTGTTGGTGATCCATCGAATGATTCAGCCGCTTCCATGATGGTCTCGCTCAACGTCGGATGTGGATGGATCGAGGAAGCCACATCTTCTGCGACTGCACCCATCTCGACTGCTAGGACTCCTTCGGCGATCAACTCGCCTGCACCGACGCCGCAAATCCCCATGCCGAGGACGCGTCCGGAGTCCGCATCGAGTACGAGCTTGGTGAGGCCTTCGTTGCGGCCCAATGTCGTCGCGCGCCCCGAGGCTGCCCAAGGAAATCGCGCCACCTTCACAGCTTGTCCAGATCCATTGGCCGCTTCTTCTGTCAGTCCGCACCAGGCGATTTCAGGATCGGTAAAGATGACGGCTGGGATCGCCGTCGCATCGAGCGCTGCTGGTCGTCCGGCGATCACTCTGGCGGCGACCAGCCCTTCATGCGTGGCCTTGTGGGCGAGCATCGGCTCTCCCACTACATCGCCAATCGCGTAGATGGTCGGTTCGGTCGTGCGCATCTGCCGATCGACTTGCACGAAGCCGTTCGGTGCGATGGCAACTTTTGTGTGCTCGAGTCCAAGCTGGTCGCTATTGGGTCTTCGTCCTACGGCAACGAGCACGCGGTCGAACATCTCGGTGCTGGTTCCTTCAGAATCTACGAAGGTCACCGCCAGACCTTCCGTCACCGCATCCAGTGTTTTCACGGTGGTGTTGAGCTTGATGGCCTTGAAACGGCGTTGCATGCGCTGATGGAGCGGTCGCACGAGATCCGCATCGACGGCGTTCAACAGGCGCGGCAGCGCTTCGACCACTGTGACCTCGGAGCCGAGCGCCTGATAGACAGTGCCTAACTCGAGGCCGATGTAGCCACCGCCGACGACCAGCAGGCGTCTGGGGACATCAGGCAACTGGAGTGCGCTCGTGGAATCCATGACGCGTAGATCGTCGAGCCTGAGCGCAGCCGGGATCACGGGCTTCGAGCCGCTCGCGAGAATCGCATGACCGAATGAGAGTTCGTGCGACCCGGCGGTGCCGGAGAGCTGTAAGGTCGTCGCATCCTTGAACATGGCCCGCGCATGGATGACCTCGACCTTCCGGCTACCTGCCAGGGTCCGCACGCCTTTCGTCAGTTTGCCGATGATCGCGTGCGCGCGGTTGCGAAATGCCTCCAGGTCCACCCGTGGCTTATCATAATGGATGCCCCAGGCAGCCGCTTCTTCAGCATCGGTGAGTAAGCGAGCGGCGTGAAGCAAGGCTTTGGAGGGAATACAACCGCGCAACAAGCAGGTCCCACCCAGTTGTGGATCCTCATCGATCAGCGCCGTGCGTAAGCCGAGATCTGCAGCCTGGAACGCGGCTGCATAGCCGCCTGGACCGGCGCCGATCACCGCCACATCAACTCGAGAGGGAGCCATCGAATCCCCGGCTACAATGTCAAACATGAATCGTTAGCTTGATAACAGCGCGCTGCTTGTCGTGCCATTCCACCAAGCCTATTAGAGCCCAAGAAACATGCCCTGGAAATCTTCCAGCACTTTGACGATCTCGTTGATAAAGCGTGCGCCGATCGTCCCGTCGACCAGCCGATGGTCATAGGCCACGCACAATTGCAGTACCCGGCGCGGCACGAACTGGCCTTCACGATACACTGGCGTCACCTGAGCCTTACCGACACCGAGAATGCCGACTTGAGGCGGATTGATGATCGGCAGGAACGGACCGGCACCGATCCCTCCCATGTTGCTGAGCGTGAACGTCGCTCCGCGCAGCTCTTCCAACTTGATTTCTCGTTTGCGGGTTCGCTCGGCGAGATCGGCCAGCTCCAGCGAAATTTGGAGAAGATCTTTCTGGTCCACCTGGTGAACGACCGGCACGATCAGTCCAGCCGGTGTGTCGACTGCCACGCCGACGTTGTAATAGTCCTTGTAAATCACCTCGCCGTTGGTGAGATCGAGGGTTGCGTTCAGCTGCGGGTATAGTTTGAGTGCATGGACGATCGCTTTCAGGAAGAGGCTGCTCAACGTCAGCGTGGCGCCTTTCTTTTTAAATTCAGGCGCATACCGCTTATGCAGCGCCATGAGATCGGTGATGTCGGCATCCTGGAATTGATGAACGTGCGGGATGGTCGTCCAAGCTTGTATCATGTTCGCGGCGATCTTCCGACGGGTTGACGAGAGCGGCTCTCGCCGTTCAGACCCATAGGGGGTGGAAAAGATATTCCCGCCTACGCCCGGGGTGGTGCCGCGTGTGCTCCGTTCCCGCACGAAGACTTTCACGTCTTCAGCAGTGATTCGGCCACCGGCTTCCGATCCTTTGACCTGTGAAAGGTCCACGCCCAGTTCCCGTGCGAGCCGACGAACGGATGGAGGGGCTGGGATGGTTGTACCCGCTGACGGTGGACTGACCACGGCAGGTTTCTGCTCCACGACCGGTCGATCTGGTGCCGGCAGTGGCGTAGTCGGTCTGGTCTGTGGGACTGGCGCCAACTCCGGCTTCCCCAGCGCCGAGGTCGCAGCCTTCTGCGCCTCACCCTCAGCTTCGTTCAGCTCGATGATCGCCTGTCCGACCTTCACGTGATCGCCTTGGCGAACGAGGAGGCGGGCAACAGTTCCTCCGGTGGGCGCCGGCACGGGCACGGTGGCTTTTTCGGTCTCCAGCTCGATGAGCGATTGTCCCTCGCTCACCTGATCGCCCTCGCGCACCAGCAGTTGGACAACGTCGCCGCCTTCGATACCTTCCGCAAGAAATGGGAGCTCGACTTTCATGTCATATTCCTAACATGATGAATAGCCGGTCTCGGTCACCGGTGCCAAGGGGCCTCTCCATCGGTCGAAACCTCGAGATCACGCGCAGCCTGCGTGACCAGGTTCGCCGCCACGGCTCCCTGACGACATAGCGTATAGAGCGTTGCCACGACCAGATGTTCGGCGTCAACTTCGAAGAAGCGCCGTAACGCCTTGCGGGTATCGCTCCGGCCAAAACCGTCCGTTCCTAAAGCGAGTAACCCGCCGGGAATCCAGGGCGCAATCTGCTGCGGAACCAGGCGCACATAGTCGCTGACGGCTACGCAAGGGCCATCGAACTCCCCAACGGTCCGCTGCAGGAAACTTGTACGAGGTGCTGATTCTGGGTGCAGCAGATTCCAGCGCTCGGCCTCGAGCGTGCTCATCCGCAGCCGCTTGTAGCTCGTCACGCTCCACACATCGGAGGCCACTCCGTAGCGCAAGAGCAGATCCTGTGCGCGCACCGCTTCGTTCACCAACGGACCGCTTGCGAGGAGATGTGCGCGGTGCTTGGCTCGTTCCGGTGCGGATCGGAATCGATACAGACCTTCTCGGATACCTTCCTCCACATTCGGCGGCATAGCCGGCATCGGGTAGGATTCGTTGTAGAGCGTGATGTAATAGGACAAGTTTTCCTGATCATGGTACATCCTCTGTAGTCCATCCTGGAGAATGACCGCCAGCTCAAACATGAAGGCCGGATCGTATGCTGCAATCGTCGGATAGGCGG
It includes:
- a CDS encoding carboxymuconolactone decarboxylase family protein; amino-acid sequence: MYEMTNIKKLPKLGSKASEAWQTFVAFDKAALADGAIPKKYKELMAIAVALTTQCPYCIEIHADAARKAGASEEELAETGFVAAALRAGAAVTHATHLIKD
- a CDS encoding YciI family protein — translated: MKYLCLVYLEEKILNGFPSHERRAISDEAMSYCGKLQKAGQLLAASPLHPVETATTIRVREGKTSTTDGPFAETKEQLGGFLMIDVPDLNDAIRIAAHFPVARFGSVEVRPMKELGCAD
- a CDS encoding lipoate--protein ligase family protein encodes the protein MDHQHISSCRTGHDMRTFRLLDLTLPFPAENLALDEVLLEELDERGGAPMLRFWESDRPFVVLGRASRVADDVDLTTCEKDGLPILRRASGGGTVLQGPGCLSYAVVLPLDWHPDLASIRTTNRFILERIAVALRQWEPTTSFRGISDLAIGDRKISGNAQRRTRHALLFHGTILHGMRADLVARYLKHPLRQPDYRSDRPHRMFLRTLNAPPQAMKQAIASAWNAMPMDHEWPKVRMPRTIATVLTRSLEDP
- a CDS encoding sigma-70 family RNA polymerase sigma factor, which gives rise to MDDVSRVNSRYWIDEHGDYLYRFALVRVRDSTVAEDLVQETFLAALQGTHRESGPTAERRWMVGIIKHKIVDYFRRIVREPLREGDPSDIPSGDDDFVVDGHWKPEAGAGSSWPENPDGLLERKQFWDALASCLDKLPSRTAQVFTLREVDEMETDEICRLLHLTQTNLGVMLHRARKQLRNCLSVRYFGQTGEGARP
- a CDS encoding 2-oxo acid dehydrogenase subunit E2 — translated: MKVELPFLAEGIEGGDVVQLLVREGDQVSEGQSLIELETEKATVPVPAPTGGTVARLLVRQGDHVKVGQAIIELNEAEGEAQKAATSALGKPELAPVPQTRPTTPLPAPDRPVVEQKPAVVSPPSAGTTIPAPPSVRRLARELGVDLSQVKGSEAGGRITAEDVKVFVRERSTRGTTPGVGGNIFSTPYGSERREPLSSTRRKIAANMIQAWTTIPHVHQFQDADITDLMALHKRYAPEFKKKGATLTLSSLFLKAIVHALKLYPQLNATLDLTNGEVIYKDYYNVGVAVDTPAGLIVPVVHQVDQKDLLQISLELADLAERTRKREIKLEELRGATFTLSNMGGIGAGPFLPIINPPQVGILGVGKAQVTPVYREGQFVPRRVLQLCVAYDHRLVDGTIGARFINEIVKVLEDFQGMFLGL
- a CDS encoding VOC family protein, whose translation is MAKNVQKRKAKNSKIPASICWFEVPADDLGRAKKFYGSLFGWKFAKLPAAVQNYWHIDTGGKDASPDGGVFPRMHPKQTITVYVSVPSVDKAMAKVKKLGGTVCTGKTAVPEMGYFAICADQEENVFALWEPNERAK
- a CDS encoding YHS domain protein; its protein translation is MQRFTRQILLSLMLVLGLGAGQSFAADVRHSTPGLSGYDPVAYFTDGKAVRGSGYHVMEHDGVTYTFAREEHQKMFAENPGKYLPAFGGYCAYGVAVGKKFVSDPEVWKIVEGVLYLNLDKGIQGQWEKDISGHIKKANTNWTQIQEKSPRGL
- a CDS encoding glutamine synthetase, whose product is MAKRTSDDLKSFLEMPYDELEAMNLKAMQRAETAGAKELEEEYTSWLKKEKHIKAVTLCFSDIEGRLHMLDYDKKYLLESLGNLTFDGSSIRGFTPQHESDLRLAVDWSSIRYLPADVIGAGKVIFFASVLNSDRTPYHSDFRGMLKSYTEGLRKKGITANAASEIEGFLVAGQNAEQRYGENGFTLISTGGYYHSLPLDTLRQFIDKSAEAQRALGFKNEKDHPEVAPSQFEMNFSYADVVRAADHVQLYKLICRQVARSMGHTATFLPKPFVGINGSGMHTNFSLSKNGKNIFHDVKGKNGLSDVAWDFILKLLNHAPEICLVFNPSVNAYRRLDPHFEAPNQIKVSAIDRGSMIRIPMANQKTARIELRSVAPDANPYLVLYTMLKTGFEGERLEKQETAGDRARFLPSSINDAIVLFNESKFITDILGEDSKQKYSSFKQLVADRSPKELGTIVKASEVLFHHEVSNQMLWNQF
- the lpdA gene encoding dihydrolipoyl dehydrogenase; the protein is MAPSRVDVAVIGAGPGGYAAAFQAADLGLRTALIDEDPQLGGTCLLRGCIPSKALLHAARLLTDAEEAAAWGIHYDKPRVDLEAFRNRAHAIIGKLTKGVRTLAGSRKVEVIHARAMFKDATTLQLSGTAGSHELSFGHAILASGSKPVIPAALRLDDLRVMDSTSALQLPDVPRRLLVVGGGYIGLELGTVYQALGSEVTVVEALPRLLNAVDADLVRPLHQRMQRRFKAIKLNTTVKTLDAVTEGLAVTFVDSEGTSTEMFDRVLVAVGRRPNSDQLGLEHTKVAIAPNGFVQVDRQMRTTEPTIYAIGDVVGEPMLAHKATHEGLVAARVIAGRPAALDATAIPAVIFTDPEIAWCGLTEEAANGSGQAVKVARFPWAASGRATTLGRNEGLTKLVLDADSGRVLGMGICGVGAGELIAEGVLAVEMGAVAEDVASSIHPHPTLSETIMEAAESFDGSPTHLFMPNRS
- a CDS encoding DUF2630 family protein → MDDQVEDQPVLNHIQRLVAEEHRLHEQRAHPKADRKRLEQVQVELDQCWDLLRQRRALREVGLDPNDAEVRPPQVVENYEP